A segment of the Acidobacteriota bacterium genome:
TAAAGGGCAAGTTGTTTATCCGACACCTTGACTTGGGAGAGGAATTCCTCAGGAGAAACCAGGATGTAGCTGAACTTCACCCTTTCGTTTCTCCTCATAAACTCCCGCCTAACCTCCTCCGGGGTAACCACCACTCCATCAAGGAGGAGGTTCTGAAGCTTGTTCACTAAAATCTCCTTCTTGACCGCTTCCTCAAATTCGGCCACGGTGTAGCCGTAGTGCCGAAGTATCTCCGCATACTGTTTTTCCCCGATAAACCTCCCGTTTACCTTGAAGCCATAATCGTTCAATATCCGGTCGGTAAGTTCCTCTTGGGTGACGAATAGACCGAGTCTTTTCGCCTCGGCAACGAGTAGCTCTTGATTGACCAATCCGTTCAATATCTGGGAGGCGACGATCCTCTTGATCAACTTCCCCTGTTCCCCGGAAAGGGAGCCTCGAATGCGGGAGAGTTGATTCCGATAGAGCCGGATGAATGTTTGATTGTTGATCAGGGTATCCCCTACCTTGGCTACCACATTGGGATTCCCTGAAATGCCCGCTCGCCCCTTTCCCCAGACAAGGAAGATGGTAAGGATGAACGAGGCAACTACACCCCAGAGGATCAACTTCATCAAGAACGACCGACTGTGCTTCCTTACCGTTTTAAGCATTATCCTCGCTCCTTCAAAATTGAATTTCTCTTACAGTTAATTTTAATTAAAATAAGGTGAGGAAAGCAAGTAATTTGTTTTGATGATATGCTTTCTCCAGAAAATGATATTGAAATCGTTTCCCCTTTTTGTTACATTACAAACCAAGGATAGCCGAGATGGAGGAGAAGAAGAGAAAGGTTTATAAAACAGGGGGTGTCTCTATTGACTGGTTCACCGTCTCTTACCGTACCATTATCATCTGGGTGGTGGTGCTCTCGGTGATTCTGGGGGGAGTGGGGTATGTCTTTTATCGTTCCCATATGAGAAACTCTCCCAAGATGCGTGCCCGCAGGGAGATAAGAGCGGCAGCAGAGGCGCTCGGTCAATTGAAGAGGATCAAGGAAGCGGAGAGCTATTTGGGTAAGCCCCAAGAGCTTCTACTCCGAGCCCAGACTGCTTATAAGATTGAGGACTACAAGAATGCTTTTGAGTACGCCAAAAATAGTCGGGAAGAAGCAACAAGCCTCCTCGCCAGATATGGAAGAGAAGGTGGGGGAGGCTTCGCCTATCTCACCTCATTTGAGGGTAGGGTTCAGGTTAAAAGGAAAGGGGAGGTGGCTTGGGAGGAGATTCGAGCTAAGAGGGCGCTTCCCTTGGCTCCCGGGGATATGGTGAAGACAGCAGCCGGTTCCCTGGCTCAGGTGCTCTTTTTCGACGGTACAAGTTATACCATTCAACCGGATTCCTTAGTTGTTATCCAGAAGAGCTACGAGGACCCGGTATCCAAGAGCCGGGAGGTATCAGTTAAGTTGAGCTCGGGTACGGTGGATCTTGCTACTGTTAAAGGAAGTGGCGCTGGTTATTCGAGCATTGTTTCCGATGCAGCGAAGACGGTGGTTACCGGAGAGGCGAAGGCGCGGATGCGGTTCAATCCGGCAAGGAAGGAGGCAGAGGTGGCTGTGTTGAAGGGGGAGGCTGAGGTAGAACACAAGGGGAAGAGACTACTTCTTTCTTCGCTCGAGCGGGTTAAGGTGCTGGTAACCAAGGGGTTTAGCGGGAAGAAGAAGATGCTTCCTCCTCCGATCCTCCTTTCTCCAGTTCATGAGCGCCAATTTTTAGGGAAGGGGGGTGAGATAGGGAAGATAAAGGTCAACTTTAGCTGGCAGGAGGTTCTTGGGGCTAAAGGGTATATCCTCGAGGTATCGCGGACCCCCCTGTTCTCCAAGCCGGTGATAAGGAAGCAGGTGCAGAACAATTGGATAGCCCTCTCAGGTTTTTCCCCGGGACTTTACTATTGGCGGGTGGCAGTGATAGGGGCGAATGGAGAGAGGAGCCCGTTCAGTGATGAGTTGAAGTTCAGGATGAGGAAGGCAGAGGGGAGCTTCTCCAACGAGGATAAGACCCCACCCGTCCTTTCAATTGATGAGCTTATTCCTTTCGGGAATATCTTCCTCGTTACCGGCAAGACGGAGCCAGGGGTACTGCTTACGGTGAACAGTCAGCGAATAGATGTGGATGAGGATGGCGGTTTTAAGGATTTTGTCACCCTGTACAAGGTGGGGAAGAACAAGCTCGTCTTCGTGGCTCAGGACCCAAGCGGGAACAAGACGGTGGTGACCAAAGAGGTATATGTAGAGGTATATTGAGGCTTAAGCTCCCTATTGGTAAATAGAGTAAAGGGGGCTTTTATATCCTTAGAAGGGAGGAAGTCCTTGTTCTCTTTTCTTGCTTCAGAGATAGCGATAGATTTGGGAACTGCTAACACCCTGATCTATGTCAAGGGGGAAGGGGTAGTTCTCTCTGAGCCCTCAGTGGTGGTGGTGAATAAGGAGACAGGCAAACTGGAAGCGGTTGGTGCCGAGGCAAAGGAGATGTTGGGTAGAACCCCGGGACGGATCATTGCCGTTCGTCCTTTAAAGGATGGGGTTATCGCCGATTTTGACCTCACCGAGGAGATGCTTACCTACTTCATCAAGCGGGCATACCGGCGGGGACTTTGGGTTCGCCCTCGGGTGGTTATTGCTATCCCCTCGGGGATAACCCAGGTAGAGAAGAGGGCGGTGCGGGATGCGGCGCTTAAGGCGAAGGCGTCTGAGGTCTATCTGGTGGAGGAACCGATGGCGGCAGCTATTGGCGCCGGACTTCCTGTTGATGAGCCGACCGGTAGTTTGATCGTCGATATCGGAGGCGGTACCACCGAGGTGGCGTCCATCTCCCTCGGTGGTATTGTAAGTTCTACCTCGATCCGAGTAGCCGGCAACGAGATGGATGAGGCGATAATCAACTATATTAAGAAGAAGTACAACCTGCTCATCGGCGAGGTAACTGCCGAGCGGGTAAAGATAGAGTTAGGTTCCGCTTACCCCTTTGAGGAGGAAAGTCGCCTTGAGATAAAGGGGCGAGACCTTCTCGAGGGGATACCGAAGACGGTGACCGTATCGGATGGAGAGATAAGGGCAGCCCTTTCCGAGACGGTCAACGCCATTATTCAAGCGGTGAAACACACCTTAGAGCAGACCCCACCCGAACTCGCTGCCGATTTCGTTGATCGGGGAATAATCCTCTCTGGAGGAGGCTCCTTGCTCAAGAACTTTGACAAGAGGCTAAGGGAGGAGACTGGGCTCCCGGTCTTTTATGCTGAAAAGCCCTTGGAGGCGGTCGTTTTGGGAACGGGGAGGCTTCTTGAAGATCAGGCGCTTCTTAAGAGGATCGCCGTCAACTGAACATCCGGAAGAACTGTTAGATGAAGCTTGAATCGTTGAAAGAAAGGCGGTTTTTTTTGTTCGCTCTTACCCTTCTTTTTCTTCTCTTTGTCATCTCGATATCCAAGGAGGTGGCTGATGGGGGGTGGCTTTTCTCCCGACTACTCCTTCCTCCGATAGGTAGATTAGGAGAAATAACTCATTCCGCTTTAGCCCGATTGGTTGAGGTAAAGGAGAGGTATTTAGAGGGAAGGAGGGTTTACGAGGAGAACCTCCTTCTTAAAGCGAGGGTAAAGGAGCTCGAGGAGAAACTTCTCCTTTTCGACGAGATAAAGGCAGAGAACAGAAGACTAACCTCGTTGTTGGGTCTTAAACAGAAGATTTTAGGAAAGACGGTTACTGCCAGAGTCATCGGAAGGGGAGGAGGTGTGGGGAAGACCTTCATCATCGATCGTGGTATAAGGGACGGGGTCCGGGTTGATATGCCGGTAATCGCCCCTCGTGGGGTGGTAGGGAAGGTGATCAGGGCGAGTTTCAGCGAGGCGGTGGTCCAACTGATCACCGATCCAAATAGTGGGGTAGCTGCCCGGATTAGCGAGGGAAGAGGTATGGGGGTGGTTTTGGGAAGGGGACGAAGGTTGCTCACCTTCGCCTATTTTTCGGGAAGGGAGGAGGAGTTGAAACCGGGAAGGCTGATCCTCACCTCAGGACTTGATGGGATATTCCCTAAGGGACTTCCCCTCGCTCGAGTGGTAAAGGTGAGGAGAAGAAGGGGAAAACTCCTTCCTGAGATCTTTCTTCTTCCGCTCGTTGACCTCGATAGGCTGGAGGAGGTATTGATTATAGTGGAAAGGGAGGGATGATCCGTTCAGTTTTATACCTGGTGGCGATTTTCTTCGTCGCCTTTACAGCTCAAATTGAGCTTCCTATATTTCTCCATCCCGGTTTTGAGCTCCTTAATATCCCTTTAATCGCTCTTTGCCATCTTTCCTTGAGGAAGGGAGCCCTTTCTGGTCTCTTCATTGGACTTTTTGTAGGCTTGACGGCTGATATCTTAGGGAGCGGTTTGGTCGGGGTTTACGCCTTTTCTTACGCCACCGTTGGCTTTTTGGTGGGGGAGCTCGGGTATCGCTTTTTCCTCACCAAGCCTTATTTGGAAGGGCTGGTTGTCGGTGGAGCGGTGATGCTCAACCTCCTTTTGGTGAAATTCCTTTCGCTCATCTTCTCCTTTGATACTCCTCACTTCTTCTCTTATTTCCTCCTCTTCCGGTTCCTTCTCAATGGGCTTTTCGCCCTTTTCCTCCTCTTTGTCCTTGAACTCTATCGGAGGGGAAAGGGATGAGAAGAGATTACGAGCTCCGTTTCCGGCTTATCTTTATCTTGATTCTTCTCCTTTTTGGCTTCTATTTAGCCAATTTTTGGTACCTTCAGTTGATAAAGGGGGGATACTTCCGGGAACTCTCCAAGTACAACTATCTTCATCGGGTGCCGATAAGGGCTCCCCGGGGAGAGATACTCGATAGGGAAGGGAGGGTGCTTGCCGGTAATCGTCCTTCCTATAACATAGCCCTCTTTCGTCATAGCTACCGTCTTCCTCGAGGAAGGGTGCTGAGGCTTGCCCGGGAGCTAAATATCCCCCCATCTTCCCTTTCCAGTCGTCTTGCCCGTTACCGCAAGGTCCCCCTCTTCCTTCCGGTGATCGTCGCGGAGGATGTTTCCTTAAGGAAGCTCGCCTACCTCGAGGCGAGGAGGCATCTTCTTCCTGAGCTCATCGTGGATGTTGAGCCGAAGCGCGATTATCCTTACGGCGAAGCCCTCTCCGCGGTCCTCGGCTATGTAGGTGAGGTATCCGCTTCCCAACTTAAGAGGAAGCTCTTTCCCAAAGCGAAATTTGGGGATTTGGTGGGGCAGGCGGGGGTGGAGCGGTATTATAACCGTTATCTGATGGGGGAGGATGGGGTGTTGGGGCAAAAGGTCGATTCCCGGGGAGCCCTGGTTGAAACCCTGTTTCGGGAAGAACCAAAGCCTGGCTCCACCCTCGTCCTCACCGTGGATGCCGAACTCACCCGTTACATCTACCAGCTATACAACGGGAGAAAGGGGGCAGCGGTGGTTCTTTCCCCAAAGACGGGGGAGATCTTGGCGCTGGTTACCAGTCCCAGTTATGACCCTTCCATTTTCTCCTCTCGTTTCTCTTCCGCCCAGTGGCGGAAGTTGGCGAACGATTCTGCTCACCCATTGCACAACCGTGCGGTTCAGGGGATCTACCCCCCGGGCTCGGTCTTCAAGCTGGTTATCGCCCTTGCCGCCCTTGATGCCGGGGTAGTTACCGAGGGGACAAAGTTTCTCTGCTCCGGGGTGCTATATGTGAATAAACATCCCTTTTACTGTCATAAGCAGGGAGGACACGGCTTTATCGATCTTCATCAAGCTATCGTCCACTCCTGTAATATCTATTTCTATGAACTGGGACTTAAGCTGGGCATAGAGAAGATCGCTCATTATGCCCGGCAGTTCGGCTTCGGGCATAGGGTTGGGATCGACCTTCCCTTTGAAT
Coding sequences within it:
- the mreC gene encoding rod shape-determining protein MreC, with the translated sequence MKLESLKERRFFLFALTLLFLLFVISISKEVADGGWLFSRLLLPPIGRLGEITHSALARLVEVKERYLEGRRVYEENLLLKARVKELEEKLLLFDEIKAENRRLTSLLGLKQKILGKTVTARVIGRGGGVGKTFIIDRGIRDGVRVDMPVIAPRGVVGKVIRASFSEAVVQLITDPNSGVAARISEGRGMGVVLGRGRRLLTFAYFSGREEELKPGRLILTSGLDGIFPKGLPLARVVKVRRRRGKLLPEIFLLPLVDLDRLEEVLIIVEREG
- a CDS encoding FecR domain-containing protein, giving the protein MEEKKRKVYKTGGVSIDWFTVSYRTIIIWVVVLSVILGGVGYVFYRSHMRNSPKMRARREIRAAAEALGQLKRIKEAESYLGKPQELLLRAQTAYKIEDYKNAFEYAKNSREEATSLLARYGREGGGGFAYLTSFEGRVQVKRKGEVAWEEIRAKRALPLAPGDMVKTAAGSLAQVLFFDGTSYTIQPDSLVVIQKSYEDPVSKSREVSVKLSSGTVDLATVKGSGAGYSSIVSDAAKTVVTGEAKARMRFNPARKEAEVAVLKGEAEVEHKGKRLLLSSLERVKVLVTKGFSGKKKMLPPPILLSPVHERQFLGKGGEIGKIKVNFSWQEVLGAKGYILEVSRTPLFSKPVIRKQVQNNWIALSGFSPGLYYWRVAVIGANGERSPFSDELKFRMRKAEGSFSNEDKTPPVLSIDELIPFGNIFLVTGKTEPGVLLTVNSQRIDVDEDGGFKDFVTLYKVGKNKLVFVAQDPSGNKTVVTKEVYVEVY
- the mreD gene encoding rod shape-determining protein MreD, which produces MIRSVLYLVAIFFVAFTAQIELPIFLHPGFELLNIPLIALCHLSLRKGALSGLFIGLFVGLTADILGSGLVGVYAFSYATVGFLVGELGYRFFLTKPYLEGLVVGGAVMLNLLLVKFLSLIFSFDTPHFFSYFLLFRFLLNGLFALFLLFVLELYRRGKG
- a CDS encoding rod shape-determining protein — protein: MFSFLASEIAIDLGTANTLIYVKGEGVVLSEPSVVVVNKETGKLEAVGAEAKEMLGRTPGRIIAVRPLKDGVIADFDLTEEMLTYFIKRAYRRGLWVRPRVVIAIPSGITQVEKRAVRDAALKAKASEVYLVEEPMAAAIGAGLPVDEPTGSLIVDIGGGTTEVASISLGGIVSSTSIRVAGNEMDEAIINYIKKKYNLLIGEVTAERVKIELGSAYPFEEESRLEIKGRDLLEGIPKTVTVSDGEIRAALSETVNAIIQAVKHTLEQTPPELAADFVDRGIILSGGGSLLKNFDKRLREETGLPVFYAEKPLEAVVLGTGRLLEDQALLKRIAVN
- the mrdA gene encoding penicillin-binding protein 2, with the translated sequence MRRDYELRFRLIFILILLLFGFYLANFWYLQLIKGGYFRELSKYNYLHRVPIRAPRGEILDREGRVLAGNRPSYNIALFRHSYRLPRGRVLRLARELNIPPSSLSSRLARYRKVPLFLPVIVAEDVSLRKLAYLEARRHLLPELIVDVEPKRDYPYGEALSAVLGYVGEVSASQLKRKLFPKAKFGDLVGQAGVERYYNRYLMGEDGVLGQKVDSRGALVETLFREEPKPGSTLVLTVDAELTRYIYQLYNGRKGAAVVLSPKTGEILALVTSPSYDPSIFSSRFSSAQWRKLANDSAHPLHNRAVQGIYPPGSVFKLVIALAALDAGVVTEGTKFLCSGVLYVNKHPFYCHKQGGHGFIDLHQAIVHSCNIYFYELGLKLGIEKIAHYARQFGFGHRVGIDLPFESTGLIPDPEYKRRLFHEPWFLGETVSVAIGQGGVTVTPLQLAVFTAALANGGRILRPHLLREVISFDGRRRSRIAPEVVGNLGVSQEAIAVVSRGMRGVVEEAGTGWRAKMPGVEIAGKTGTAQVVAYKSWMDRKNLPEPMREHSWFTCFAPYDDPEVVVTVFVEHGGLGGVTAAPIARKILEFYFKEIAKKEPLKLALSKEER